A window from Brucella sp. BE17 encodes these proteins:
- a CDS encoding cyclopropane-fatty-acyl-phospholipid synthase family protein, whose translation MHAMLRTVLSHMIKTGDLTVTDSEGTQFHYGDRTGDPVQIHFKTKHSERAVAFNPELKLAECFMDGEIDFPQSDIYAFLKLVFENTGPTAAQEPWMQVLAKLRIFFRRFQQMNTVARSSNNIKSHYDLSGELYDLFLDPDKQYSCAYFETPDVTLAEAQLAKKRHIAAKMLVSEGDTVLDIGCGWGGMGLYLARHLKADVTGVTLSEEQHAIANKRAEQESLAHHAKFYLTDYRKITDTFDRIVSVGMFEHVGIGHFAEYFEHAARLLKPDGVFLLHAIGRADGPGATNPFIRKYIFPGGYIPALSEVLPAIEKAGLYITDIEILRLHYAETLKAWRENFLANRERAHVLYDERFCRMWEFYLAASESAFRWQNMMVFHIQIAHKQEAVPLTRHYIETEEKRLKRLDSAPKGANSETRPARKRVNT comes from the coding sequence ATGCATGCAATGCTGCGTACCGTTCTTTCGCATATGATCAAAACCGGGGACCTGACGGTCACCGATTCAGAAGGAACGCAATTTCACTATGGCGACAGGACCGGCGACCCGGTCCAGATACATTTCAAGACAAAACATTCAGAGCGTGCGGTCGCTTTTAACCCGGAGCTGAAGCTCGCCGAATGCTTCATGGACGGCGAGATCGATTTTCCGCAAAGCGATATATACGCGTTTCTCAAACTCGTTTTCGAAAATACCGGCCCGACAGCCGCACAGGAACCGTGGATGCAGGTTCTGGCAAAATTGCGCATCTTCTTTCGCCGCTTCCAGCAGATGAACACGGTTGCCCGCTCATCGAACAATATCAAGAGCCATTACGATCTCTCCGGCGAGCTTTACGATCTGTTTCTCGACCCCGACAAACAATATTCCTGCGCCTATTTCGAGACGCCGGATGTCACATTGGCGGAAGCGCAGCTGGCCAAAAAACGTCACATCGCGGCCAAGATGCTGGTCAGTGAGGGGGACACTGTTCTCGACATCGGCTGCGGCTGGGGTGGCATGGGGCTTTATCTCGCCCGCCACCTCAAAGCAGATGTGACTGGCGTCACACTGTCCGAAGAACAACATGCCATCGCCAACAAGCGTGCTGAGCAGGAAAGTCTGGCACACCATGCCAAATTCTACCTGACCGACTATCGCAAGATCACCGACACATTCGACCGCATCGTTTCGGTTGGCATGTTCGAGCATGTCGGCATTGGCCATTTTGCGGAATATTTCGAGCACGCAGCGCGGCTTTTAAAGCCCGACGGCGTATTCCTGCTGCATGCCATCGGACGCGCCGACGGCCCGGGCGCCACCAACCCTTTTATCCGCAAATATATCTTTCCCGGTGGCTATATTCCCGCCCTTTCGGAAGTGCTTCCCGCTATCGAGAAAGCGGGGCTTTACATTACGGATATCGAAATATTACGGTTGCATTATGCTGAAACTCTCAAAGCATGGCGCGAAAATTTTCTGGCCAATCGCGAGCGGGCGCATGTGCTGTATGACGAGCGATTCTGTCGCATGTGGGAGTTTTATCTCGCCGCTTCCGAAAGCGCGTTCCGATGGCAGAACATGATGGTATTCCATATCCAGATCGCACACAAACAGGAGGCGGTGCCGCTGACACGCCATTATATCGAGACGGAAGAAAAGCGCCTCAAGCGCCTCGACAGTGCACCAAAAGGCGCGAATAGCGAAACACGCCCTGCCAGAAAGCGCGTCAACACCTGA
- the rplI gene encoding 50S ribosomal protein L9, with protein MQVILLERIARLGQMGDTVTVKDGFARNFLLPQGKALRANEANKKKFEGQRAQLEAQNLERKNEAQAVAEKLDGASFIVVRSAGETGQLYGSVSTRDIAEIITTGGFSLHRNQVELNHPIKTIGLHEIEISLHPEVQVKVTINIARSTDEAERQSKGEDLTSIEAIYGIEEAPLAEETFDEDEDGEEQI; from the coding sequence ATGCAAGTTATTCTTCTCGAGCGCATTGCCCGCCTCGGCCAGATGGGCGACACCGTCACCGTCAAGGACGGTTTTGCCCGCAACTTCCTGCTGCCGCAGGGAAAGGCACTGCGTGCTAACGAAGCCAACAAGAAGAAGTTCGAAGGCCAGCGCGCGCAGCTCGAAGCGCAGAACCTTGAGCGCAAAAACGAAGCACAGGCCGTTGCCGAAAAGCTCGATGGCGCAAGCTTCATCGTCGTGCGTTCGGCTGGTGAAACCGGCCAGCTCTACGGTTCGGTTTCAACCCGCGACATCGCTGAAATCATCACCACCGGCGGCTTCAGCCTGCACCGCAACCAGGTGGAACTGAACCACCCGATCAAGACCATCGGCCTGCACGAAATCGAAATCTCGCTGCATCCTGAAGTTCAGGTCAAGGTGACGATCAACATCGCACGTTCGACAGATGAAGCTGAACGTCAGTCCAAGGGTGAAGACCTTACTTCCATCGAAGCCATCTACGGCATCGAAGAAGCCCCTCTGGCCGAAGAAACCTTCGACGAAGACGAAGACGGCGAAGAGCAGATCTAA
- a CDS encoding DUF2232 domain-containing protein produces the protein MKFNTTIIGVGILAGFASALMSSGVIAQGSMMAGLAFVLYFLTPLPIFVAALGWGSTAGIVAAFAATVAVGIVASPMAALLIALTSYVPAATGAYLSGLARPADELGGPKDIMVWYPLSDIVFRLSLMVSLSFIIIGAIIGFGPDMARELSNTVIDRVAEADPQFSANAEMRQAMASLLLVLMPAVQPATCLLILIGNFYLALRLTATSGRLRRPRDDWPASLRMPRPALFIFAVAMALAFMSGPLGMIATTIVGALGTGFMMAGLAILHLRTRGKPWRPVALWLVYVAVLLFAFLLFIFMVLGLFDTTKAAPVSKIPETDNQ, from the coding sequence ATGAAATTCAACACAACCATCATCGGTGTCGGCATATTGGCTGGGTTTGCCTCGGCCTTGATGTCGTCCGGCGTCATTGCCCAGGGCAGCATGATGGCGGGGTTGGCGTTTGTGCTCTATTTCCTCACCCCGCTTCCCATCTTCGTTGCAGCCCTTGGCTGGGGTTCGACCGCAGGCATCGTTGCAGCCTTTGCTGCAACCGTTGCGGTGGGTATCGTCGCCTCGCCCATGGCAGCGCTTCTCATTGCGCTTACAAGCTATGTTCCGGCGGCAACCGGCGCATATCTTTCCGGCCTTGCACGCCCGGCCGACGAGTTGGGTGGCCCAAAAGACATCATGGTCTGGTATCCGCTCTCGGATATTGTGTTCCGCCTGTCTTTGATGGTGTCGCTCAGCTTCATCATCATCGGCGCGATTATCGGCTTCGGCCCGGATATGGCGCGCGAACTCTCCAACACGGTCATCGACCGTGTCGCCGAAGCCGATCCGCAATTCAGCGCCAATGCCGAGATGCGCCAGGCCATGGCGTCGCTGCTCCTGGTCCTCATGCCAGCAGTACAGCCCGCGACCTGCCTGCTGATCCTCATCGGCAACTTCTATCTGGCACTGCGCCTGACGGCGACATCCGGTCGCTTGCGACGCCCGCGTGATGACTGGCCCGCAAGCTTGCGCATGCCACGTCCCGCATTGTTCATTTTCGCCGTTGCGATGGCCTTGGCCTTTATGTCCGGCCCTTTAGGTATGATAGCCACCACCATCGTCGGCGCACTCGGCACCGGCTTCATGATGGCTGGGCTTGCCATCCTGCATCTAAGAACCCGTGGAAAGCCGTGGCGTCCGGTCGCGCTGTGGCTTGTCTATGTGGCAGTCCTGCTCTTCGCATTCCTGCTTTTCATTTTCATGGTTTTAGGACTTTTCGACACGACCAAGGCAGCGCCTGTCTCTAAAATTCCCGAAACCGATAACCAGTAA
- the rpsR gene encoding 30S ribosomal protein S18, with the protein MVDINQIPTRRPFHRRRKTCPFSGPNAPKIDYKDIKLLQRYISERGKIVPSRITAVSQKKQRELAKAIKRARFLGLLPYVVK; encoded by the coding sequence ATGGTTGATATCAATCAGATCCCGACCCGTCGTCCTTTTCATCGCCGTCGCAAGACGTGCCCGTTCTCTGGCCCTAACGCGCCGAAGATCGACTACAAGGACATCAAGCTTCTGCAGCGTTACATTTCCGAACGCGGCAAGATCGTTCCTTCCCGTATTACGGCTGTCAGCCAGAAGAAGCAGCGCGAACTCGCCAAGGCGATCAAGCGCGCCCGTTTCCTCGGCCTGCTGCCTTACGTTGTGAAGTAA
- the rpsF gene encoding 30S ribosomal protein S6: MALYEHVLLARQDISQQQLDTLVEQYKGVIEENGGKFGKVESWGLRPLTYRINKNRKAYYTLINIDAPAAAVAEMERQMRINEDVLRFMTIRVEEHEEGQSAILTRRDDRRDDDRGPRRPREGGFDRGGDRGDRGPRRPRDNEAGEGA, translated from the coding sequence ATGGCTCTTTATGAACATGTGCTTCTTGCCCGCCAGGACATCTCCCAGCAGCAGCTCGACACTCTCGTCGAGCAGTACAAGGGTGTGATCGAAGAAAATGGCGGCAAGTTCGGCAAGGTCGAAAGCTGGGGTCTACGTCCCCTGACCTATCGTATCAACAAGAATCGCAAGGCGTATTATACGCTGATCAACATTGACGCACCGGCAGCCGCCGTTGCCGAAATGGAACGCCAGATGCGCATCAACGAAGACGTTCTTCGTTTCATGACCATCCGCGTTGAAGAACATGAAGAAGGCCAGTCGGCCATTCTGACCCGCCGTGACGACCGTCGCGACGACGACCGTGGCCCGCGCCGTCCGCGCGAAGGCGGTTTTGACCGTGGGGGCGACCGCGGTGATCGTGGCCCGCGCCGTCCGCGTGACAACGAAGCTGGCGAAGGAGCATAA
- the fabD gene encoding ACP S-malonyltransferase — protein MAVAFTFPGQGSQTVGMGKALAEQFAEARAVFEEVDAALGEKLSVTMFEGPEEKLTLTANAQPALMAVSIATLRVLEARGFSLKDKVSYVAGHSLGEYSALCAAGTFSLTDTARLLRIRGNAMQKAVPVGEGAMAAIIGLEHGDVEAVCAEAKSSGPVQIANDNGGGQLVISGARAAVELAASLASGKGAKRAIMLPVSAPFHSSLMGPAADAMREALASVEKHDPVVPLIANVRAAPVTDANEIAALLVEQVTGQVRWRETVEWFAANGITTLYEVGSGKVLTGLARRIAKDLSGVTVGSAEEIDAALGSLNA, from the coding sequence ATGGCGGTAGCATTTACCTTTCCCGGACAGGGCAGCCAGACGGTCGGCATGGGCAAGGCGCTCGCCGAACAATTCGCGGAAGCGCGTGCTGTCTTCGAGGAAGTGGACGCGGCACTCGGTGAAAAACTATCGGTTACAATGTTCGAGGGACCGGAAGAGAAACTGACGCTGACCGCCAATGCCCAGCCTGCGCTTATGGCCGTTTCCATCGCCACGCTGCGCGTCTTGGAAGCGCGGGGCTTTTCGCTAAAAGACAAGGTTTCCTATGTGGCCGGTCATTCGCTCGGGGAATATTCAGCACTTTGTGCGGCAGGAACTTTTTCACTGACCGACACTGCGCGTCTTCTGCGTATTCGCGGGAATGCCATGCAGAAGGCGGTACCGGTCGGAGAAGGCGCCATGGCTGCGATCATCGGCCTTGAACATGGTGATGTCGAAGCGGTGTGCGCGGAAGCGAAGTCTTCCGGCCCGGTGCAGATTGCCAATGACAATGGCGGTGGACAGCTGGTGATTTCAGGTGCCAGGGCTGCCGTTGAACTGGCGGCATCGCTCGCCTCTGGAAAAGGCGCCAAGCGCGCCATCATGCTGCCAGTGTCGGCGCCTTTCCATTCAAGCCTGATGGGGCCTGCGGCGGACGCGATGCGCGAGGCGTTGGCAAGTGTGGAAAAGCACGATCCCGTCGTGCCGCTCATTGCCAATGTGCGTGCAGCCCCCGTCACCGACGCCAATGAAATTGCAGCCCTTCTGGTCGAGCAGGTTACCGGACAGGTTCGCTGGCGCGAAACGGTGGAATGGTTTGCCGCCAATGGCATCACCACGCTTTATGAAGTAGGGTCGGGTAAGGTTCTGACCGGGCTTGCACGCCGCATCGCAAAAGATTTGAGCGGTGTCACGGTTGGTTCGGCTGAGGAAATAGATGCGGCGCTTGGCTCGCTCAACGCTTAA
- the fabG gene encoding 3-oxoacyl-[acyl-carrier-protein] reductase, giving the protein MFDLTGRKALVTGATGGLGEEIARALHAKGAIVGLHGTREEKLKELAAELGERIFIFPANLSDREAVKALGQKAEEEMGGVDILVNNAGITRDGLFVRMSDEDWDAVLNVNLTSVFNLTRELTHPMMRRRQGRIINITSIVGVTGNPGQANYCASKAGLIGFSKSLAQEIASRNVTVNCIAPGFIESAMTDKLNDKQKEAIMGNIPMKRMGKGADIAAAVVYLASDAAAYVTGQTLHVNGGMAMI; this is encoded by the coding sequence ATGTTTGATCTGACTGGCCGCAAGGCTTTGGTAACGGGTGCTACCGGAGGGTTGGGTGAAGAAATCGCCCGCGCTTTGCATGCCAAGGGCGCAATCGTCGGCCTGCATGGCACGCGCGAGGAAAAGCTTAAAGAGCTGGCCGCTGAGCTTGGCGAGCGTATTTTTATCTTTCCAGCCAATCTTTCCGACCGCGAAGCCGTCAAGGCATTGGGTCAGAAAGCTGAAGAGGAAATGGGCGGCGTCGACATTCTGGTCAACAATGCCGGTATTACGCGCGACGGTCTTTTCGTACGCATGAGCGACGAGGACTGGGACGCTGTGTTGAACGTCAATCTGACCTCCGTGTTCAACCTGACGCGTGAACTGACCCATCCCATGATGCGCCGCCGTCAGGGCCGTATCATCAATATCACGTCCATTGTCGGCGTCACCGGAAATCCGGGTCAGGCCAATTATTGCGCCTCCAAGGCGGGCCTTATCGGTTTTTCCAAGTCGTTGGCGCAGGAAATCGCCAGCCGCAATGTGACCGTCAACTGCATTGCACCGGGCTTTATCGAATCGGCCATGACCGACAAGCTCAATGACAAGCAGAAGGAAGCGATCATGGGCAATATCCCCATGAAGCGCATGGGCAAGGGGGCCGATATTGCCGCGGCTGTTGTCTATCTTGCCAGCGATGCAGCGGCCTATGTCACCGGGCAGACGCTGCATGTGAACGGCGGCATGGCCATGATCTAA
- a CDS encoding acyl carrier protein produces MSDTAERVKKIVVEHLGVDADKVTEGASFIDDLGADSLDTVELVMAFEEEFGVEIPDDAAETILTVGDAVKFIDKASA; encoded by the coding sequence ATGAGCGATACCGCAGAGCGCGTCAAGAAAATCGTTGTTGAACATCTAGGCGTAGATGCCGACAAGGTCACGGAAGGCGCAAGCTTCATCGATGACCTCGGCGCAGACAGCCTTGACACAGTTGAACTGGTCATGGCGTTTGAAGAAGAATTCGGCGTTGAAATTCCTGACGACGCTGCCGAAACGATCCTCACAGTCGGCGACGCTGTGAAGTTTATCGACAAGGCTTCTGCCTGA
- the fabF gene encoding beta-ketoacyl-ACP synthase II — protein MRRVVITGLGLVSPLASGVEETWKRLLAGESGARRVTEFEVDDLACQIACRVPVGDGSNGTFNADLHMEPKEQRKVDPFIVYAVGAADQALSDANWHPESDDDQTRTGVLIGSGIGGIEGIVEAGYTLRDKGPRRISPFFIPGRLINLASGHVSIKHNLRGPNHSVVTACATGTHAIGDAARLIAFGDAEVMVAGGTESPVSRISLAGFAACKALSTKRNDDPTAASRPYDDDRDGFVMGEGAGVVVLEELEHALARGAKIYAEVIGYGLSGDAYHITAPTESGEGAERCMVAALKRAGITPDEIDYINAHGTSTMADTIELGAVERVVGDAATKVSMSSTKSSIGHLLGAAGAAEAIFSTLAIRDNIAPATLNLDKPAVETRIDLVPHKPRERKIDIALSNSFGFGGTNASLVLRRYS, from the coding sequence ATGAGGCGTGTCGTCATCACCGGACTTGGTCTTGTGTCACCGCTGGCAAGCGGTGTCGAAGAAACGTGGAAGCGGCTTCTGGCCGGAGAAAGTGGCGCACGCCGCGTCACCGAATTCGAAGTCGATGATCTGGCCTGTCAGATCGCCTGCCGTGTTCCCGTGGGTGACGGCAGCAACGGCACCTTCAATGCCGATCTCCATATGGAACCAAAAGAGCAGCGCAAGGTCGATCCGTTCATCGTCTATGCTGTCGGAGCTGCCGATCAGGCGCTCAGCGATGCCAACTGGCATCCGGAAAGTGACGACGATCAGACCCGTACCGGTGTGCTGATTGGTTCGGGCATTGGCGGCATCGAGGGCATTGTGGAAGCGGGCTACACGCTACGCGACAAGGGTCCGCGCCGTATTTCTCCTTTCTTCATCCCCGGACGTCTCATCAATCTTGCTTCCGGTCACGTCTCAATCAAGCATAACCTGCGCGGCCCCAACCATTCGGTGGTCACAGCCTGTGCAACCGGTACGCACGCCATTGGCGACGCGGCCCGTCTGATTGCCTTCGGCGATGCTGAGGTCATGGTGGCCGGTGGCACCGAATCGCCCGTCAGCCGCATTTCGCTGGCAGGCTTTGCCGCCTGCAAGGCGCTCTCCACCAAGCGCAACGATGACCCAACAGCCGCCTCGCGCCCCTATGATGACGATCGCGACGGTTTCGTGATGGGTGAAGGTGCAGGCGTGGTGGTTCTGGAAGAGCTCGAACATGCACTTGCACGCGGTGCAAAAATTTATGCTGAGGTGATCGGTTACGGGCTTTCGGGTGACGCCTATCACATCACCGCACCCACCGAGAGCGGTGAAGGTGCCGAGCGCTGCATGGTTGCAGCACTCAAGCGCGCAGGCATCACGCCTGACGAGATCGATTATATCAACGCGCATGGCACATCGACCATGGCCGACACCATTGAACTTGGTGCTGTGGAGCGCGTGGTTGGCGATGCGGCCACGAAGGTGTCGATGTCCTCGACAAAATCGTCGATCGGCCACCTTCTGGGTGCTGCGGGTGCTGCGGAAGCCATCTTCTCCACGTTGGCCATTCGCGACAATATCGCACCGGCTACGCTCAATCTTGATAAGCCGGCCGTGGAAACCAGGATCGATCTGGTGCCGCACAAACCGCGCGAGCGCAAGATCGATATTGCCCTGTCGAATTCCTTCGGCTTCGGTGGTACCAACGCTTCGCTGGTCCTGCGCCGTTATTCCTGA
- the mltG gene encoding endolytic transglycosylase MltG: MSSQEQSGNNPGEEQPQSEASAQATPELAETSDVAATDSAASGDAAARTPAKPFVPKSASHTLRPEPGTPPPHKRSRQARSQVVVFLNFMLSLVVLAMVGAGALFYLGKAQFEAKGPLTADTTFVVKRGVGISEVANSLAAREIVSDGRIFRFGMRALGHEKDLKAGEYAIPTGATMRDVMNILISGKSIMYPLTIPEGLTVKQIFDRIEADPILVGDMPKDMPPEGSLFTDTLHFTRGTTREEIIKRMITSQEQLIDEAWAKRRPDLPIKDRNEFVTLASIVEKETGIAAERPHVASVFVNRLNKAMRLQSDPTIIYGLFGGAGKPSNRPIFRSDIDKPTPYNTYTINGLPPGPIANPGKAALEAVANPLDTEDLFFVADGTGGHVFAKTLQEHNANVRKWRAIEQQKSQEQQLNTGQ, translated from the coding sequence GTGAGTTCACAGGAGCAATCCGGTAACAATCCTGGCGAGGAACAGCCGCAGTCCGAGGCATCTGCGCAAGCTACGCCGGAGCTCGCCGAAACCTCTGATGTTGCTGCAACTGATTCCGCCGCTTCTGGCGATGCCGCGGCCAGGACACCGGCCAAGCCTTTTGTGCCGAAATCCGCCTCCCACACACTGCGCCCCGAGCCGGGTACGCCGCCGCCGCACAAGCGCTCGCGCCAAGCCCGCAGCCAGGTCGTCGTCTTCTTGAATTTCATGCTGTCGCTGGTCGTGCTGGCTATGGTGGGGGCAGGGGCGCTTTTCTATTTAGGCAAGGCGCAGTTCGAAGCGAAGGGTCCTCTGACGGCCGATACAACCTTCGTGGTCAAGCGCGGCGTCGGCATTTCGGAGGTTGCAAACAGTTTGGCTGCACGCGAAATCGTCAGCGATGGGCGCATTTTCCGGTTTGGTATGCGCGCCTTGGGTCATGAAAAGGACCTTAAGGCTGGCGAATATGCCATTCCCACCGGTGCGACCATGCGTGACGTGATGAATATTCTCATTAGCGGCAAGTCGATCATGTATCCATTGACCATCCCAGAGGGGCTGACGGTCAAGCAAATTTTCGACCGCATCGAGGCTGACCCTATTCTTGTTGGGGACATGCCCAAGGATATGCCGCCAGAAGGCTCGCTGTTTACTGATACGCTGCATTTCACGCGTGGAACAACGCGTGAGGAAATCATCAAGCGCATGATCACCTCTCAGGAACAGCTGATTGATGAGGCATGGGCCAAGCGCCGTCCGGATCTTCCGATCAAGGATAGAAACGAGTTTGTGACACTCGCCTCCATCGTTGAGAAGGAAACCGGCATCGCCGCCGAGCGACCGCACGTGGCCTCCGTTTTCGTCAATCGTCTGAACAAGGCTATGCGCCTGCAATCGGATCCGACGATTATTTATGGTCTGTTTGGTGGAGCCGGCAAGCCATCCAACCGCCCAATTTTCCGCTCCGATATCGACAAGCCGACGCCCTATAACACCTATACCATCAACGGACTGCCACCCGGTCCCATAGCCAATCCGGGCAAGGCAGCCCTTGAGGCGGTTGCCAATCCGCTCGACACGGAAGATCTTTTCTTCGTGGCCGACGGTACTGGCGGGCATGTTTTTGCAAAAACCTTGCAGGAGCATAATGCCAATGTGCGCAAATGGCGGGCAATAGAACAACAGAAGAGTCAGGAGCAGCAACTCAATACCGGTCAGTAA
- a CDS encoding YicC/YloC family endoribonuclease, whose product MALQSMTGFARHAASYDGGSGETRITWELRSVNGKGMDMRLRLPQGLEAVEHPVRSQLARYFSRGNFQASLTVERSEDQQQFVINHAMLAKVLTLGTDLQASHGLRPASVDGIFALRGIIDQAQAADDEGARAGLEAAVISAFEGALSNMTEARQSEGEALFAILSGHVDTIGQLTAKARSDPSREPEAIRAKLAGQVALLLDSARELDEARLYQEAAFLATKADIREELDRLDTHVASARKLLNDSGPIGRKLDFLSQEFNREANTLCSKSNAASITALGLELKAAVDQFREQVQNLE is encoded by the coding sequence ATGGCGCTCCAGAGTATGACCGGATTTGCACGTCACGCAGCCAGCTATGATGGCGGCAGTGGCGAGACGCGCATCACCTGGGAGTTGCGTTCAGTCAACGGCAAGGGGATGGATATGCGCCTGCGCCTGCCGCAGGGGCTGGAGGCGGTCGAACATCCGGTGCGCTCGCAACTTGCGCGTTATTTCTCGCGCGGCAATTTTCAGGCAAGCCTCACCGTTGAGCGAAGCGAGGACCAACAGCAGTTTGTCATCAACCATGCTATGTTGGCGAAAGTGTTGACGCTCGGCACGGATTTGCAGGCAAGCCATGGCTTGCGACCCGCAAGCGTCGACGGGATTTTCGCTTTGCGTGGTATCATAGACCAGGCACAGGCTGCCGACGATGAAGGTGCGCGCGCGGGCCTTGAAGCAGCTGTGATATCGGCCTTCGAGGGCGCACTGAGCAATATGACCGAAGCGCGGCAATCCGAAGGTGAGGCATTATTTGCGATCCTTTCCGGTCATGTCGATACGATCGGGCAATTGACGGCGAAAGCGCGCAGCGACCCGTCACGAGAGCCCGAAGCGATCAGGGCCAAACTTGCGGGCCAAGTGGCGCTTCTTCTCGACAGTGCACGCGAACTCGACGAAGCGCGGCTTTATCAGGAAGCAGCCTTCCTCGCCACCAAGGCGGATATTCGCGAGGAGCTGGACCGGCTCGACACGCATGTGGCATCGGCGCGAAAATTGCTTAACGATAGCGGACCGATTGGTCGCAAACTCGATTTTCTTTCACAAGAATTTAATCGTGAAGCCAATACATTGTGTTCCAAGTCGAACGCGGCGTCGATCACAGCCCTCGGGCTGGAGCTGAAGGCGGCCGTGGATCAGTTTCGCGAACAGGTACAGAATCTGGAGTAA
- the gmk gene encoding guanylate kinase, translating to MAISSVENGVARRGLMVVISSPSGAGKSTIARQLLNDPDMKLSLSISVTTRERRPSEINGVHYHFITAREFERLRDNDELIEWAQVHGNFYGTLRRTAEEALADGQDMLFDIDWQGAEQLQEKMPADVVSIFILPPSMHELQNRLNRRAEDAADVIETRLHNARFEIQKWVNYDYIVINEDLERSYAGIKGIITAERLRRDRRPGLFDFVGGLLEEEPGA from the coding sequence ATGGCCATCTCTTCGGTTGAAAATGGCGTTGCGCGCAGGGGCCTGATGGTGGTGATCTCCTCGCCCTCGGGAGCCGGAAAATCCACCATCGCCCGGCAATTGCTCAACGATCCCGACATGAAGCTGTCGCTGTCGATCTCGGTGACGACGCGTGAGCGCCGCCCAAGCGAGATCAACGGTGTGCATTATCATTTTATTACGGCGCGTGAATTCGAGCGTCTGCGCGACAATGACGAACTGATCGAATGGGCACAGGTTCACGGTAATTTCTACGGCACGCTGCGCCGCACGGCGGAAGAGGCGCTGGCCGATGGTCAGGACATGCTGTTCGATATCGACTGGCAGGGTGCTGAGCAGTTGCAGGAAAAGATGCCCGCCGACGTGGTGTCGATCTTCATCCTGCCGCCGAGCATGCATGAATTGCAGAACCGTCTCAACCGCCGCGCCGAAGATGCGGCGGATGTGATCGAAACGCGACTGCACAATGCGCGTTTTGAAATCCAGAAATGGGTGAATTACGACTATATCGTCATCAATGAAGACCTTGAGCGCTCCTATGCGGGGATCAAGGGCATCATCACAGCCGAGCGGCTGCGCCGCGACCGCCGTCCCGGCCTGTTCGATTTCGTCGGAGGCCTGCTGGAGGAAGAACCGGGGGCGTAA
- a CDS encoding oxidoreductase — protein MTDLSSPSLNIPAAAAGRFTFADTTISVNRMGYGAMQLAGPHVFGEPRDADEARAVLRDAIQLGVDHIDTSDFYGPHVTNRLIREALHPYPEHLTIVTKVGAWRDDKGDWILERSADFLRQSVLDNLERLGLEQMTVVNLRMGAPEDDIATPMRAMKAMQDEGLIAHIGISNVDAAQLAIARDIAPVVCVQNQYNLVYRENDAIIDQLAEDGIAFVPFFPLGGFSPLQTEQLNRVAEDLGETAQSVALAWLLARSSNILLIPGTSRRTHLRQNIAAASLTLSDDHKARLDAIANLG, from the coding sequence ATGACCGATCTATCCTCCCCATCCCTGAACATACCGGCTGCTGCCGCTGGCCGTTTCACATTTGCCGACACCACCATTTCCGTCAACCGCATGGGCTATGGCGCAATGCAGCTTGCCGGTCCGCATGTGTTTGGTGAACCGCGCGACGCCGACGAGGCGCGTGCTGTGTTGCGCGATGCAATCCAACTCGGCGTCGATCATATCGATACCAGCGATTTCTATGGCCCCCATGTCACCAATCGGCTCATCCGTGAAGCGCTGCACCCCTACCCTGAACACCTCACCATTGTCACCAAAGTGGGCGCATGGCGCGACGACAAAGGCGACTGGATTCTGGAACGCAGCGCCGATTTCCTGCGCCAGTCAGTTCTCGACAATCTCGAACGTCTCGGTCTGGAACAAATGACCGTCGTCAATCTGCGCATGGGCGCGCCAGAAGACGATATCGCAACGCCGATGCGCGCGATGAAGGCGATGCAGGACGAGGGCTTGATCGCACATATCGGGATCAGCAATGTCGATGCAGCCCAGCTTGCAATCGCACGCGATATCGCGCCCGTGGTCTGCGTGCAAAACCAGTATAATCTGGTCTATCGCGAAAACGACGCCATCATCGATCAGTTGGCCGAAGACGGCATCGCCTTCGTGCCCTTCTTCCCACTTGGCGGTTTCAGTCCTTTGCAGACGGAACAGCTCAACCGTGTGGCCGAAGATTTGGGCGAAACCGCACAAAGCGTGGCGCTGGCCTGGCTGTTAGCGCGTAGCTCCAACATCCTGCTCATTCCCGGCACGTCGCGGCGTACGCATCTGCGCCAGAACATCGCTGCAGCAAGCCTGACCTTGAGCGATGATCACAAGGCGCGGCTTGATGCGATTGCTAATCTGGGCTGA